GTTCAGGGCGTACATATACAAATGGTAATCCAAGGCTTTCCGCAACAAGAATCCCAATTCCAATAGCTCCTGTAGCAACTCCTGCAATAACATCTGGCTTGCCAAATTGTTTTTCTATGTTTTTCGCAAATTCATCACGAATGTAATTTCGGATAATTGGAAATGAAAGAATTAATCTGTTGTCACAATAAATAGGTGATTTCCATCCGGAAGCCCATGTAAAAGGATTTTCTGGATTCAATTTAATTGCATTTATTTGCAAAAGCAATTCTGCTGTTTTTTCGGCGGTATCTTTATTAAAAATCATAGTACAAATGTATAAAGTTTTTGTGAACGACAAACCACTTTTTTTGACAAATGAAATCTCAAAAGAGACTAATTTTCAATTGTTCCTGTTGGAGAGTATTGATATAGAGCAGCTTATTGTGAAAATATTTCAAAATAAAATTCAAAAGGCCTATTTATACCATCCCGACGAGAAGGAAATAATGAAGACGCTAAAAGCCAAAATACCTGTAAATAAAGCCGGAGGAGGTTTTGTTTATAATAAAAAAGGTGAAGTTTTGTTTATTTTTAGAAACGGAAAATGGGACTTGCCAAAGGGTGGGACCGAAAAAGGAGAGGAGATTGAACAAACTGCTATGCGCGAAGTTGAGGAAGAAACAGGAGTTAATCAACTCCGAATTACAAATAAACTCCAAAAAACCTATCATGTTTTTAAACGCAACGGAAAATATAAATTAAAAATCACACATTGGTTTGAGATGTACTCTGATTTTGAAGGAACACCTCAAGGGCAACTAGAAGAGGGTATCGAAAAAGTAGCGTGGCTAAATCCGGAACAAATCAAAGAAGCGCTTAAAAATTCTTATGAAAACATTAAATTATTGTTTGAAGAGGAAGGAAAACCAATTTTTAAAATTCCAGACTCTAATTAATTATCATGACGTGCCACCATTTATCAAAAGCCCCAATCAACTTTGCGTTCATTGGGGCTTTTGATAAATGCTGTCGGGCTATCCGCGCTACTTAGGTAGCTTGCTTCTATCCCTCACGCGAAGTTTTAGAATTTGTTTTGAGTTTTTTGCTGTCAGATTATTGGAAGTATGTGAAAAACTCTCTGATATTTCTTTGTATTTAAAACCGTAAAATAATTTCTTGGTTATGTAATTGATTTTTTTGTCCTTTAAAGTATATATAATATGATATTTACATGGGTTTTTCATAAATATACAAAATGTTTGTAATTGTAATCTAATTGTGCTTTCGATTAGAAAATAGCGTGTTCAAAAATACAAACGTAATAATATGCATTAATTTAAATCATCAGTATTTCAGCCTGAAACCTGAAACGAGAAAACCTGAAACAAATTTACCTACTTTTGCAAAATGAATAAAAAACAACATCCAGTCAATATACTTTCGAATTTAGGAATTGAGAACCTGAATGAAATGCAGGAAATGGCACAAGATGCTATTTTAAATGAAAACAATGTTTTATTGCTTTCCCCAACAGGTTCGGGAAAAACATTAGCCTTTCTGCTTCCGGTTTTGGAATTATTACAGCACGAAATTTTATCAGTTCAATGTTTAATTTTGGTTCCGTCCCGTGAACTTGGATTACAAATTGAGCAAGTCTGGAAAAAAATGGGTACCAGTTATAAAGTAAATATTTGCTATGGCGGACATTCGATTGATACAGAAATTAAAAACTTAAGCAATCCGCCTGCTGTTTTAATTGGAACTCCTGGGAGAATAGCAGATCATATTGACAGAGAAACTTTTCGCACAGATAAAATTCAGACTCTAATTCTGGATGAATTCGATAAGTCACTGCAATTGGGTTTTCATGAGCAAATGTCTTTTATTATTGGAAGATTACCAAAAGTGAATAAAAGAGTTTTAGTTTCTGCAACTTCAGATATTGAAATTCCGAAATACACCAGAGTAGTAAATCCAACCATTTTAGATTTTATTCCGGAAGAAGAGGAAAAAGCAAATCTTTCGTTGAAAATGGTAGTTTCGCCTCTTAAAGATAAATTAGAAAGCTTATTTAATTTGATTTGTTCCTTAAAATCACAGTCGGCTATTATATTTTGTAATCATCGCGATGCTGCCGAACGTATTAGTGATACTTTAAATGAAAAAGGGATTTATTCAGTTTACTATCACGGTGGTATGGATCAGGAGGAACGGGAACGTGCTTTAATTCAGTTTAGAAACGGAAGCATGAGTTATTTAATTACTACCGATTTAGCCGCTCGTGGGCTGGATATTCCGGAGATGAAACACGTCATTCATTATCATTTGCCTTTAAAAGAAGATGAATTTACCCATCGTAATGGTCGTACCGCACGTATGCAGGCTTCAGGAACAGCTTACATTATTATGCACGAAAGTGAGAAAAAAATGGATTATATTGATTATGGAATCGAAATCCTCAATGTAGAAAATGCTGCTGTTCTGCCAAAACCTCCTGAATTTCAAACTGTTTATATCAGTGGAGGAAAAAAAACAAAACTGAATAAGTTTGATATCGTCGGTTTCTTTTTGCAAAAAGGAAAACTGGAAAAAGATGATTTGGGTTTAATTGAAGTGAAAGATTTCGTTTCGTTTGCAGCTGTAAATTATAACAAAGTGAAAGATTTAATTAAAAATGTAAAAGATGAGAAGATGAAAGGAAAGAAATTTAAAATTGAGGTTGCGAGAAAAGTTGTAAAAAAAGAAGAGGGCAGATAAATAAATGTTTTGTTTTTTAACTCAAGTTAAAAAATATATTCTAAATATTGAATTTAATACCTGATGTAATTTATTGATTTTTAAAAAGTTAATTATTTTTTGTTCTTTGTTTGTGAAAAAATATATAAAATTCACAATTTAATGTTAATCAAAGTATAGTTTTAGAAGTAATTTTTCATAATTTCGGCGATTATTAATAGTATAAAAATTAACCCCAAAGTCATTATGAAAAAGATTATTACCCTTGCCGTTTTACTTTTTAGTTTTGTATCATTTGCACAGATTAAAGTACTTGAAACTGTACCTGTTGAAAAATTAGGAAAAGTAAACAACAACTACATTCAAAAAATTGGAGATGAATATACTGTTTATTATACTAGTATTGTGAGTGATGATGACGATTCTTCAAGCTTAAGAAAATTCTCTTTTAAAAACGTAAATAACGACTATGCAAGTCTTTATAGTATCATTATGAATGGTTTTAATGCGACTCCCTTATATGATATTAAATTAGAATTGCCTAACAACTATATTTGGTTGCATTACACAGGAAATACTCTTCCTGAAAAAGCTACAGTTCAGTTTATGGTTTCAAGCAAAGATGCTTCTTCAGGTTCAAGCAATGTTTCTGAGCCTTTCGTAAAAGATCAGATCAATAAATTATTTCAAAAATAATTTGCTTTAAAATAAAATTTTTAAAGAGGCTATTCAGTTTTTTGAATAGCCTTTTTTGATTATAAATATTTCTAAAAAGTATTATTTTCTAAAATTCTTATGATTGTGTTTTCGCTTGTAATGGGTTTGTTTCAAGTGTTTTTTGTCTTCAGAAATCACACTAATTGTACCGTCAATTTCAAGCATGCACAGTTTAACGTCATTAAAGTGTTCTAAGCCATGTTCTCGCATTGCTTCTTTTAATTCATCGTTGGAAATGTCTAATTTACTTAAAGTTGTAAAATCAAGTTTTCCATCATGAATCAATACTTCGGGCTTATCTAGAAGTAAATCGCCAATAAGCTTGTATTTGTGTGTCAATTTTTTAATTATAAAGTTGATTACAAACAAGACCAAAGCAGCTACCAAACCTCCCCAAAGACTGGTGTCTGTGCCTACCATTGCGTTTTGAACGGAATTACTAATTAGTAAAATCAGAATAATGTCAGCAGTGTTTAATTGGGATAGCTCTTTTTTGCCGAATATTCGTATAGCAATTGTCATAAAAAAATAGACGGCAGCACTTCTTAAAATGATGTCTAAATAAGGGAAATGCATATTTTTTATTTTAAAGTTAACAAAAAAGCCTTGTCAAAGTTTAAAACTGACAAAGCTTTTTAAATATCTGTATGTTTTAACTTAACTTAATTTAAAATTCTTTTCTATTGCTTTGATCATTTCCCCGGCAACATCTTTATTTGTAGCGCCTTCAATTCCTTCAAGTCCTGGAGAAGAATTTACTTCAAGCAATAGAGGTCCTTTAGATGAACGAATGATGTCAACACCAGCTACTTTTAAATCCATTGCTTTTGCGGCTTTAATCGCGATCTTTTTTTCTTCAGCAGTTACTTTTATTACTGATGCAGTTCCGCCCAAATGAATATTAGCTCTAAATTCGCCTGGCATAGCCTCGCGCTGAATGGCTGCGACTACTTTGCCATCAATCACAAAACAGCGAATGTCTTTTCCGTTAGCTTCTTTAATGAATTCCTGGACTAAAATATTTGCGTTTAGACTTTTAAAGGCATTTATTACGCTTTCTGCAGCTTTTTTGGTTTCGGCCAAAACAACGCCTTTTCCTTGCGTTCCTTCTAGTAATTTTACAATTAAAGGAGAGCCTCCAACCATTTTAATTAAATTGTCAGTGTCTAAAGGAGAATTTGCAAAACCAGTCGTTGGAATATCAATACCGCTATTTAAAAGCAGTTGCAGCGAGTACAATTTATCTCGTGACTGTGTTATGGCTGTAGCCGAATTTAAAACAAATACTTTCAAAGCTTCGAATTGACGGGTCAGGGCACAGCCATAAAAAGTAATACTTGGACGAATTCTCGGAATAATAGCGTCAAACTGGTTTAGTATTTTTCCACCACGATAATGGATTTCGGGAGTTTTAGCATCCAGTTTCATATAGCATTCTTTGATGTTTAAAAAATGCATTTCATGGCCACGCATTTCGCCGGCTTCCATAATTCTTTTGTTGCTGTATAATTCGGGATTGCTTGCTAAAAGCCCAATTCGTAATCCGGAACTTGCCTTTTCAGAATTTTGATAAAGTTCTTTTAACGTTTCAGTAGAAGGTTGTCCCAGCATGTATTTTTCTTCAGGGTCGACTAATACGCGTCCGCTCATTGCTTCACGTCCCAAAAGCATACGAAATCCCATAGAATCCCGATTGGTCAGTGTCATTTCGATTGGCCATTTTATTTCGCCAAGTTTAATGCTGGTCTGAATTACATAACGATGTTCCCTGAAACCGCTTGAACTTTTTACAATTCTTTTATCAATCAAAGGAGCTTCACAATGGATTACGGTTTTAATGTTATTCTGAATTGGATTAATATCGAATTTTACCCAATTGGCATCATTTTTTATAAATGGAGCTATATTGATGGCATGCATTGCCGAAGTTTTTGCGCCTGAATCCACACGAGCCTTAATTGTAGGGATTCCCAGTTCAGGAAATGCGCACCATTCTTCACTGCCTAAAATGACTTTGTTTTGAAGCATATATTGTTTTTTATTGTAGAGATTTAATAACCAAAAATAGCTATTTGCTTTATTAAAGATAGTGATTTATCTAAAAAAATACACCCGTTATGTTATGAAAACGTAACGGGTGTGTTATTTCTGTTATAAATTTAAACTAATTTATTGATTGGTCGGTTCTTCTGCTTTATGTATTTCTACTGAAAGTTCCTGAGAATCATCTTTCAAATCCATTACAATTTCATCACCTGAATGTATTTTTGAAGTGATGATTTCTTCGGCTAACAAATCTTCAACATATTTTTGGATAGCTCTTTTTAGTGGTCTTGCTCCAAATTGTCTGTCAAAGCCTTTTTCGGCAATAAAAGCTTTTGCTTTATCTGTCAAACTTAAATTATATCCAAGTTCAGAAATACGAGCGTATAATTTTTTAAGCTCAATCTCGATGATAAGATCAATGTCAGCTTTTTCTAATGCATTAAATACAATTACGTCATCAATTCTGTTTAAGAATTCAGGAGCAAAAGTTTTCTTCAATGCATTTTCGATAATGCTTTTAGAATTTTCATCAGCCTGAGCCACTTTAGCAGCAGTTCCGAATCCAACACCTTGTCCGAAATCTTTTAACTGACGTGCACCAACATTCGAAGTCATGATAATGATTGTGTTTTTAAAGTCGATTTTACGACCTAAACTATCAGTCAGATAACCATCATCTAAAACCTGAAGCATCATGTTGAATACATCTGGATGTGCTTTTTCGATCTCATCTAAAAGGACAACACAATAAGGTTTTCTGCGAACTTTTTCAGTCAATTGACCACCTTCTTCATAACCAACATATCCCGGAGGCGCTCCAACTAAACGGGAGATAGCAAATTTCTCCATATATTCGCTCATGTCGATACGAACCAAAGCATCTTCAGAATCGAATAATTCTTTTGCTAAAACTTTTGCCAATTGTGTTTTACCAACTCCGGTCTGACCTAAGAAAATAAATGAACCAATTGGTTTGTTTGGATCTTTAAGTCCGGCTCTGTTACGCTGAATAGAACGTGCAATTTTTAAAACAGCATCGTTTTGTCCGATCACTTTATTCTGAATCAATTCAGGTAATTTGGCTAATTTATTACTTTCCGTCTGTGCAATTCGATTTACAGGAATTCCGGTCATCATAGAAACCACATCGGCTACATTGTCTTCAGTAACTTCAATTCTATTGCTTTTAGAATCTTCTTCCCATTGTTCCTGAGCAAGGGCTAAATCTTTTTCAATACGTTTTTCATCATCACGAAGTTTGGCAGCCTCTTCATATTTTTGCTTTTTGACAACCATATTTTTGTTCTCACGCACTTCTTCTAACTGGCGTTCCAGATCCAAAATTTGCTTTGGAACGTCAATATTAGTGATGTGTACACGAGATCCGGCCTCGTCCATAGCATCGATAGCTTTGTCTGGTAAAAAACGTTCAGACATATATCTGTTGGTTAATTTAACGCAGGCTTCAATTGCTTCCTGAGTATAAGTTACATTGTGATGGTCTTCGTATTTGTCTTTTACATTGTTCAAAATGGCAATTGTTTCTTCAACAGAAGTTGGTTCCACAATTACTTTTTGGAAACGTCTTTCTAAAGCACCATCTTTTTCAATATATTGTCTGTACTCATCAAGAGTGGTAGCACCAATACATTGTATTTCACCTCTTGCTAATGCTGGTTTAAACATGTTTGAGGCATCAAGTGAACCAGTTGCTCCGCCGGCACCAACAA
The Flavobacterium flavigenum genome window above contains:
- a CDS encoding NUDIX hydrolase — protein: MYKVFVNDKPLFLTNEISKETNFQLFLLESIDIEQLIVKIFQNKIQKAYLYHPDEKEIMKTLKAKIPVNKAGGGFVYNKKGEVLFIFRNGKWDLPKGGTEKGEEIEQTAMREVEEETGVNQLRITNKLQKTYHVFKRNGKYKLKITHWFEMYSDFEGTPQGQLEEGIEKVAWLNPEQIKEALKNSYENIKLLFEEEGKPIFKIPDSN
- a CDS encoding DUF421 domain-containing protein, with amino-acid sequence MHFPYLDIILRSAAVYFFMTIAIRIFGKKELSQLNTADIILILLISNSVQNAMVGTDTSLWGGLVAALVLFVINFIIKKLTHKYKLIGDLLLDKPEVLIHDGKLDFTTLSKLDISNDELKEAMREHGLEHFNDVKLCMLEIDGTISVISEDKKHLKQTHYKRKHNHKNFRK
- a CDS encoding ATP-dependent Clp protease ATP-binding subunit; this translates as MDDNFSPRVKDVITYSKEEALRLGHDFIGTEHLMLGILRDGNGKAIHILNNLAVDLDHLRRKVEILSPANHSVEVNTEKKNLHLTRQAERALKTTFLEAKVFQSSSISTAHLLLCILRNENDPTTKLLNKLKIDYDIAKEQYLNMTPNEEEFLENLPKNESYNDDPGQDDSLKESSFNNPANKSNKKSKTPVLDNFGRDLTEMAEEGKLDPVVGREKEIERVSQILSRRKKNNPLLIGEPGVGKSAIAEGLALRIIQKKVSRILFHKRVVTLDLASLVAGTKYRGQFEERMKAVMNELEKNDDIILFIDEIHTIVGAGGATGSLDASNMFKPALARGEIQCIGATTLDEYRQYIEKDGALERRFQKVIVEPTSVEETIAILNNVKDKYEDHHNVTYTQEAIEACVKLTNRYMSERFLPDKAIDAMDEAGSRVHITNIDVPKQILDLERQLEEVRENKNMVVKKQKYEEAAKLRDDEKRIEKDLALAQEQWEEDSKSNRIEVTEDNVADVVSMMTGIPVNRIAQTESNKLAKLPELIQNKVIGQNDAVLKIARSIQRNRAGLKDPNKPIGSFIFLGQTGVGKTQLAKVLAKELFDSEDALVRIDMSEYMEKFAISRLVGAPPGYVGYEEGGQLTEKVRRKPYCVVLLDEIEKAHPDVFNMMLQVLDDGYLTDSLGRKIDFKNTIIIMTSNVGARQLKDFGQGVGFGTAAKVAQADENSKSIIENALKKTFAPEFLNRIDDVIVFNALEKADIDLIIEIELKKLYARISELGYNLSLTDKAKAFIAEKGFDRQFGARPLKRAIQKYVEDLLAEEIITSKIHSGDEIVMDLKDDSQELSVEIHKAEEPTNQ
- a CDS encoding DEAD/DEAH box helicase translates to MNKKQHPVNILSNLGIENLNEMQEMAQDAILNENNVLLLSPTGSGKTLAFLLPVLELLQHEILSVQCLILVPSRELGLQIEQVWKKMGTSYKVNICYGGHSIDTEIKNLSNPPAVLIGTPGRIADHIDRETFRTDKIQTLILDEFDKSLQLGFHEQMSFIIGRLPKVNKRVLVSATSDIEIPKYTRVVNPTILDFIPEEEEKANLSLKMVVSPLKDKLESLFNLICSLKSQSAIIFCNHRDAAERISDTLNEKGIYSVYYHGGMDQEERERALIQFRNGSMSYLITTDLAARGLDIPEMKHVIHYHLPLKEDEFTHRNGRTARMQASGTAYIIMHESEKKMDYIDYGIEILNVENAAVLPKPPEFQTVYISGGKKTKLNKFDIVGFFLQKGKLEKDDLGLIEVKDFVSFAAVNYNKVKDLIKNVKDEKMKGKKFKIEVARKVVKKEEGR
- the rimK gene encoding 30S ribosomal protein S6--L-glutamate ligase; translated protein: MLQNKVILGSEEWCAFPELGIPTIKARVDSGAKTSAMHAINIAPFIKNDANWVKFDINPIQNNIKTVIHCEAPLIDKRIVKSSSGFREHRYVIQTSIKLGEIKWPIEMTLTNRDSMGFRMLLGREAMSGRVLVDPEEKYMLGQPSTETLKELYQNSEKASSGLRIGLLASNPELYSNKRIMEAGEMRGHEMHFLNIKECYMKLDAKTPEIHYRGGKILNQFDAIIPRIRPSITFYGCALTRQFEALKVFVLNSATAITQSRDKLYSLQLLLNSGIDIPTTGFANSPLDTDNLIKMVGGSPLIVKLLEGTQGKGVVLAETKKAAESVINAFKSLNANILVQEFIKEANGKDIRCFVIDGKVVAAIQREAMPGEFRANIHLGGTASVIKVTAEEKKIAIKAAKAMDLKVAGVDIIRSSKGPLLLEVNSSPGLEGIEGATNKDVAGEMIKAIEKNFKLS